CTGCGCGGCTGTCTCGACATCCAGAAGCAAACGATGCCATCCGACTACCGCCGCTACTTGACCGAAGCCCTGCTGGGCGCCAGCCTTGCCGGGGACGACAAATACGTCGAAGCCGAACCGCTCCTGGTCGGTGGATACGAGGGCATGAAGCAGAATGCTGCGGCCGTCTCCGACTTTAGTCGGCAGAAAATAAAAAAGGTCGGTGAACTCGTCATCAACTTTTACGCCGCGTGGAACAAGCCTGACAAAGCCGCCGAATGGCGCCGAATCCTGGCTAAAGAGTAGGCCACCAAATTAGACTAGTTGAGATAGCCGTGAACAATGTCGATCATCTCAGCAACTTCGGCGCGTGCCTCGTCGCTGGCAGCTGAGGCTTGAAGGCTCCTTAGTCGCTCTTCCATCAGATCGGCCACAAGTCCACTCATCGCGCCACGCGCTGCCACCGCTCTCTGAAGAAGCACTGAAATATCGCGCTCTGTGGCAAGAGAGCGCTCAAGCGAGACGATTTGCCCCTGGATACGGCGTAACCGCGCAGTGATGCGTTGATTGCGGCGCTCAATCATTGAAGACGTTCCATTCATGTATTTACTCCATAGCGGATTGAACGAT
The Edaphobacter bradus genome window above contains:
- a CDS encoding metal-sensing transcriptional repressor, which produces MIERRNQRITARLRRIQGQIVSLERSLATERDISVLLQRAVAARGAMSGLVADLMEERLRSLQASAASDEARAEVAEMIDIVHGYLN